A window of the Scophthalmus maximus strain ysfricsl-2021 chromosome 8, ASM2237912v1, whole genome shotgun sequence genome harbors these coding sequences:
- the atad5b gene encoding ATPase family AAA domain-containing protein 5b isoform X3, translating to MFSTLQKKSGERLQEAGSTEGSLHPRSQQHHSKEKRKQADGGSERESKRLKCSASEGSVGLDGCHLSAQGVQEGFVKKQPRSSKLSRTRRLKQKSLAGPDNNFALDSEQINVTECDSQSPIIQDILHREASFEDVLWTDKYSPQHSSEVIGNCVSVNKLHSWLKKWKIRADCDERRKMEERRDEDNSTDSWDCGDFQGEAGAEDDREDPLCNTTLITGPPGVGKTAAVYACAQELGFKVFEVNCSSQRSGRHVLSQLKEATQSYLVETSGKDPLKPAFLNNYNTSSCARKHETLPVKPVPPQNVISTSKKKAAQNSGRSSCKGKANVAAVTLANYFKVKARADRLHFDGTSPFEKPDGKKLGNSSRSCDQTVSRSKKTATSLILFEEVDVIFDDDVGFLGAIKTFMTTTKRPVILTTNDPLFRERFNCCLEEIVFKTPSAVNVCSYLQLVCLAENVRLELDDASSLLRQLCGDVRRCLLQLQLWVHSGGGRAAQSGGCKEPIRVQYTYAAEDGDILDSSLPPCDTSCTASMLGLQPVNQKQLLNLLKCHHWSETDTNKLLGLLAESWRGGVPLLYNNLELLLPKATSVQYLDRVSSSGLQSELAPFYTDPLCLRLQPNLSPKASATDRKSVWNISRLSRRKCTATSPSTLTHKPRRTSLILSKGARSRIPRSSDNSEQMSAKVATDSFDALTDFFDLMSYLDVTLPAAAPLAAGLYRPESAFVWTGAEIKDGLLDELNEEEGGSSWSQERLLDIKAAAEGLGCHRCWWQVSQAWTEAQTYRRELEDEKWVKMVERLTFPASAKGQSLRFSFQPPCAPLVSRRRYELSRMVLSSKSLSLLGNRRAVGADYMPVLRSICRFHRAQQQKEEAVRCPNYLRSINLGLSKSTLQLLAEDFS from the exons ATGTTCAGCACTTTGCAGAAGAAATCAGGTGAAAGACTGCAGGAAGCTGGATCCACGG AGGGCTCCCTTCATCCACGCTCCCAACAGCACCACtcgaaggagaagaggaaacaagcAGATGGAGGCTCTGAGAGGGAGTCGAAGCGTCTGAAGTGCAGTGCATCAGAGGGCAGCGTCGGTTTGGATGGGTGTCACCTGTCGGCACAGGGCGTCCAGGAAGGCTTCGTGAAGAAGCAGCCGAGGAGCAGTAAGCTGAGTCGCACTCGCAGACTGAAGCAGAAAAGTCTTGCAGGCCCGGACAACAACTTTGCGCTGGACTCTGAACAGATAAATGTCACAGAATGTGACAGCCAATCACCTATAATCCAAGATATTCTCCACAGAG AAGCCAGTTTTGAGGATGTTCTCTGGACAGACAAGTACAGTCCTCAGCATTCAAGTGAAGTCATTGGTAACTGTGTCTCAGTCAATAAACTGCACAG TTGGttgaagaaatggaaaataagagCAGACTGTgacgagaggagaaaaatggaggaaaggagggaTGAAGATAACAGCACGG ACTCGTGGGACTGTGGAGACTTCCAAGGTGAGGCCGGTGCAGAGGACGACAGAGAGGATCCACTGTGTAACACCACGCTGATCACAGGGCCTCCGGGTGTGGGGAAGACCGCCGCAGTGTACGCCTGCGCTCAGGAGCTGGGCTTCAAG GTGTTCGAGGTGAACTGCTCCTCACAGCGCAGTGGCCGCCACGTTCTGTCCCAGCTGAAGGAGGCCACCCAGTCCTACTTGGTGGAGACGTCGGGCAAAGATCCACTGAAGCCAGCCTTTCTAAACAACTACAACACCAGCAGCTGCGCTCGTAAACATGAGACTTTACCCG TTAAACCAGTGCCTCCTCAAAATGTCATCTCTACCTCAAAAAAGAAGGCGGCACAGAACTCTGGCCGCTCTAGTTGCAAAGGAAAAGCTAATGTAGCCGCAGTCACTTTGGCCAACTACTTCAAGGTGAAGGCCAGAGCAGATCGCTTGCACTTTGATGGCACGTCGCCATTCGAGAAACCAGACGGCAAGAAATTGGGCAACTCATCACGGAGCTGTGATCAAACAGTGTCACGGAGCAAAAAGACAGCCACGTCACTCATTCTGTTTGAGGAG GTCGATGTCATATTTGACGACGATGTCGGTTTCCTCGGAGCCATCAAGACTTTCATGACGACGACTAAAAGACCAGTCATTCTGACCACCAATG ATCCTTTGTTCAGAGAGAGATTCAACTGCTGCTTGGAGGAAATCGTTTTCAAAACCCCTTCAGCG GTGAATGTGTGTAGCTACCTGCAGCTGGTGTGTTTGGCTGAGAACGTGCGACTGGAGTTGGATGATGCCAGCAGCCTCCTCAGACAATTGTGTGGCGACGTCAGGcgctgcctgctgcagctgcagctctgggtGCACAGTGGTGGAGGGCGGGCGGCTCAGAGCGGAGGCTGTAAGGAGCCCATTCGTGTGCAGT ACACGTATGCTGCAGAAGACGGAGACATTTTGGATTCCAGTCTTCCTCCATGCGACACAAGCTGCACTGCCAGCATGCTGGGCCTCCAACCTGTGAACCAAAAGCAACTTCTGAATCTTTTAAAG TGTCATCACTGGTCGGAAACGGACACAAACAAGCTCCTGGGGCTCTTAGCTGAGAGCTGGAGAGGAGGTGTGCCTCTTCTCTACAACAACCTGGAGCTCCTTCTGCCAAAGGCAACCTCAGTCCAGTACCTTGACAGGGTGTCTTCTTCTGGGCTACAGAGTGAGCTGGCCCCCTTTTACACTGATCCTCTCTGCCTGAGGCTCCAACCAAATTTGAGCCCAAAAGCGTCAGCGACCGACAGAAAATCAGTTTGGAATATCTCCAGACTTAGTAGAAGGAAATGTACCGCAACATCACCTTCTACTTTGACACACAAACCTCGAAGAACCTCATTAATATTATCAAAGGGGGCTCGTTCAAGAATCCCTAGGTCAAGTGACAACTCGGAACAAATGTCAGCCAAAGTGGCCACCGACTCTTTCGATGCGCTGACAGACTTCTTTGACCTCATGTCGTACCTTGATGTCACGCTGCCAGCTGCAGCTCCGCTCGCTGCAGGCTTGTACAGACCTGAGTCTGCGTTTGTCTGGACAGGAGCAGAGATAAAGGACGGCTTGTTGGATGAGTtgaatgaggaggagggtggcaGCAGCTGGAGCCAGGAGAGGCTGTTGGACattaaagctgctgctgaaggctTGGGCTGTCACAGATGCTGGTGGCAAGTGTCTCAGGCTTGGACCGAAGCCCAAACGTACAGACGAGAGCTGGAGGATGAAAAGTGggtgaagatggtggagagacTGACATTCCCTGCCTCTGCCAAAGGACAGAGCCTCAGATTTAGCTTTCAACCTCCGTGTGCACCACT TGTGTCCCGAAGGAGGTACGAGTTGAGCAGGATGGTGCTGAGCAGTAAATCGCTCAGCCTGCTTGGGAACAGACGAGCTGTCGGTGCCGACTACATGCCAGTGCTGCGCTCCATCTGTCGCTTTCATCgagcacagcagcagaaagaggagGCAGTCAG GTGTCCGAACTACCTCAGGAGCATAAACCTGGGCCTGTCAAAGTCAACTCTTCAACTCCTGGCAGAAGATTTCTCTTAG